Proteins co-encoded in one Parus major isolate Abel chromosome 17, Parus_major1.1, whole genome shotgun sequence genomic window:
- the TOR4A gene encoding torsin-4A translates to MEEELPCSEVDGKSVLRDLGVESNPTGDTSGAREVPWAESSTKEEASCDPGIVTSEGSVEGEMLGSDRDGEGEVPSTGSDGEEEIPDAGSDREGEIPITNSDEEGKIPITDSDGEGEMPCDTKEEASCSESDTEEVPDAVIPSASKKITSISSPLRAIVRLRRCYRGLKKSRLHLELPREKSAEFVHTRLLQRQLSLGRTSLYSPSMSFFNQSGFESSQYFTFDTSVEHYSVKKCRRKKSRRKSRMVLYPDKTKKYLPAEEKSKAKRCLLLLIAIIFFQILNAIENLDDNLQKYDLDGLEKTMHREVFGQKAAVEGIVELLKDYLATHIHNKPLVISLNGPAGVGKSHVGWVLAKHFRSVMANDFVLQYFVMHHCPSGVAPLTCEIDLSKKISDMVTRAEIEEKTPLFILDEVELMSPVLLDTLGRFFEPNQTNEFLNAIYILISNLGGAEITKFVLQNASTELLHQQRGAEELLSIIQPVLVGVHPLWKAADIIPFVLLEKSHVINCFLEQMRREGLYPDQKHIENLANQLSYYTTGDKQYSSMGCKQVVAKVNLL, encoded by the coding sequence ATGGAGGAagagctgccctgctctgaggTGGATGGAAAAAGTGTCCTCAGGGATCTGGGGGTGGAGAGCAATCCCACAGGAGACACGTCTGGAGCACGAGAGGTGCCCtgggctgagagcagcacaaaagAAGAGGCTTCTTGTGACCCAGGAATTGTCACCAGCGAGGGAAGTGTGGAGGGAGAGATGCTGGGCAGCGACAGAGACGGGGAAGGGGAAgttcccagcactggcagcGATGGGGAAGAGGAAATTCCTGATGCTGGGAGTGACAGGGAAGGGGAAATTCCCATCACCAACAGCGACGAGGAAGGGAAGATTCCCATCACCGACAGCgatggggaaggggaaatgCCCTGTGACACAAAAGAAGAGGCGTCCTGCTCTGAGAGTGACACAGAGGAAGTACCAGATGCTGTAATCCCCTCTGCTTCCAAGAAAATAACTTCTATTTCCTCCCCCTTACGGGCCATCGTCCGCCTGCGCCGCTGCTACCGGGGGCTGAAGAAAAGCCGTCTGCACCTGGAGCTCCCTCGGGAAAAGTCTGCCGAGTTTGTCCACACCAGGCTGCTTCAAAGgcagctgtccctgggcagaACTTCCCTCTACAGCCCTTCCATGTCCTTCTTTAACCAGTCTGGCTTTGAGAGCTCCCAGTACTTCACCTTTGACACGTCTGTGGAACATTATTCCGTGAAAAAGTGCAGGCGGAAAAAGAGCCGGAGGAAATCCAGGATGGTCCTGTACCCcgataaaacaaagaaataccTCCCAGCAGAGGAGAAGAGCAAGGCAAAGCGCTGCCTCCTCTTGCTCATTGCCATTATCTTCTTCCAGATTCTCAATGCAATAGAGAACCTGGATGATAACCTCCAAAAATACGACCTGGATGGTTTGGAGAAAACCATGCACCGGGAAGTATTTGggcagaaagctgctgtggaAGGTATTGTGGAATTACTGAAGGACTACCTGGCTACCCACATCCACAACAAGCCCCTGGTGATCTCTCTGAATGGCCCAGCAGGGGTTGGGAAGAGCCACGTGGGCTGGGTGCTGGCCAAACATTTTCGCTCTGTCATGGCCAATGACTTTGTGCTCCAGTATTTTGTGATGCATCACTGCCCCAGCGGGGTGGCTCCCCTCACCTGTGAAATAGATCTGTCTAAGAAGATTTCTGACATGGTTACCAGAGCTGAAATAGAGGAAAAGACCCCGCTGTTTATTCTGGATGAGGTTGAGCTCAtgtcccctgtcctgctggacACTCTCGGCCGATTCTTTgaacccaaccaaaccaacgAGTTCCTCAATGCCATCTACATTTTAATAAGCAACCTGGGAGGTGCTGAAATCACCAAGTTCGTTCTCCAGAATGCATCCACTGAGCTCCTGCATCAGCAAAggggagctgaggagctgctgagcatcATCCAGCCGGTCCTGGTCGGTGTCCACCCTCTGTGGAAGGCTGCAGACATCATCCCCTTTGTGCTTCTGGAGAAGTCTCACGTCATAAACTGCTTCCTGGAGCAGATGAGGAGAGAGGGGCTCTATCCTGACCAGAAGCACATTGAAAATTTGGCAAATCAGCTCAGTTACTACACTACAGGGGACAAGCAGTACTCCAGCATGGGCTGCAAGCAGGTTGTGGCCAAAGTCAACCTCCTGTAG